A window of the Lactuca sativa cultivar Salinas chromosome 5, Lsat_Salinas_v11, whole genome shotgun sequence genome harbors these coding sequences:
- the LOC111894972 gene encoding uncharacterized protein LOC111894972 translates to MSCLALSLQPTNGSDILLQTREWFPPARALVALSAFRQTRLAFATGKNQNAEDGDTSLGDDPLAASSGQVIVGVESRYRVVYRLVNSIYVLGITTVDDDCVNNVFECISIVNQAVSVIVTACRGVDVTPEKLGRKYAEIYMALDIVLRGVSNIRLAAMLASLHGDSIAKMVHSAQSTESKIRGADSWNNIEAHSSEHESSELAFSSATFELPPETLEAGDEVAATLARTEQGPPIEQQEDSSKQEDDQTEKDPFAASDNLNKPVDLVGGFKKDKDQASDMAIVLSGLEVTTLPPAAATESTHIGVEGFEGDYGGIEFSKDGSTLPEDFEGINQAWGGGLDASEFVDSKKVQKHEGLGGLELLETSNTPITKNAPEPEPLEELLVKKPEMKGPEMYIREEINAEFRESLLARSGLMGTVFLKTLPPKSSDNNNNNQETEFSFRVENTNGVKRFVMNTSSITSLGNQTFHLKTPNSDQPIPILKYSFLPRFTPLPLRVRLVKRHSGTLLSVMIQYVSNPDLPSPLTNVTFVLKLPVDPRLLKVSPKAVLNRSERELQWHVDEIPLKGNPVRLRARMPVDSSGEDGGEEVEVVGFVKFCYEGVKSLSGISLLNVSEGKTDFYEVGHRFESGVYTCN, encoded by the coding sequence ATGTCTTGTTTAGCTTTATCTCTTCAACCTACGAATGGATCCGATATCCTTCTCCAAACACGCGAGTGGTTCCCTCCGGCTCGAGCGCTGGTCGCCCTTTCAGCTTTCCGGCAGACGCGTCTTGCTTTTGCCACCGGAAAAAACCAGAATGCGGAGGACGGCGACACCTCTTTAGGAGACGACCCGCTGGCTGCCTCCAGTGGACAAGTCATCGTCGGTGTTGAGAGCCGCTACCGTGTCGTTTACAGGTTGGTGAATTCGATCTATGTGTTGGGGATCACAACAGTTGATGATGATTGCGTGAACAATGTGTTCGAATGCATCAGTATCGTGAACCAAGCAGTGAGTGTGATTGTTACTGCTTGTCGTGGAGTCGATGTTACACCTGAAAAACTTGGTAGAAAATACGCAGAGATCTACATGGCTTTGGATATTGTTCTAAGAGGTGTTAGCAACATCAGACTAGCTGCAATGCTTGCATCTTTACATGGAGATAGCATAGCCAAAATGGTTCATTCAGCTCAAAGCACAGAAAGCAAAATCAGAGGAGCAGATTCATGGAACAACATTGAAGCTCATTCATCCGAACATGAATCAAGTGAGTTAGCCTTCTCATCTGCTACATTCGAACTCCCTCCCGAAACCCTAGAAGCCGGTGATGAGGTGGCAGCCACCCTAGCCCGAACAGAACAGGGCCCACCAATCGAACAACAAGAAGACTCTTCAAAACAAGAAGATGATCAAACAGAAAAAGATCCATTCGCAGCCAGTGACAATCTCAACAAACCAGTCGATCTTGTTGGTGGTTTCAAGAAAGATAAAGATCAAGCTTCTGACATGGCAATTGTTCTATCCGGACTCGAAGTCACCACACTACCACCAGCTGCAGCAACCGAGTCAACTCACATTGGTGTTGAAGGCTTTGAAGGCGATTATGGTGGGATAGAATTCAGCAAAGATGGATCCACTCTACCTGAAGATTTCGAAGGTATAAACCAAGCATGGGGTGGAGGTTTAGATGCATCTGAATTTGTTGATTCAAAGAAAGTACAAAAACACGAAGGTCTAGGTGGACTTGAGCTATTAGAAACCTCCAACACCCCAATTACCAAAAACGCCCCTGAACCCGAACCTCTTGAAGAACTCCTAGTCAAAAAACCCGAAATGAAAGGCCCCGAAATGTACATTCGTGAAGAAATCAACGCAGAATTTCGCGAATCTTTACTTGCAAGATCCGGATTAATGGGTACTGTTTTCTTAAAAACTCTTCCTCCAAAATCTTCTGATAACAATAATAACAATCAAGAAACCGAATTTTCTTTCCGAGTTGAAAACACAAACGGGGTTAAACGCTTTGTGATGAATACTTCTTCTATAACCAGTTTAGGAAACCAAACATTCCATTTAAAAACCCCAAATTCAGATCAACCTATACCCATTTTAAAGTACAGTTTTTTACCCCGTTTTACCCCTCTACCTTTAAGAGTCCGATTAGTTAAACGCCATAGTGGGACATTATTGTCTGTAATGATTCAGTATGTATCAAACCCTGATCTACCTTCCCCTTTGACCAATGTGACTTTTGTTCTTAAACTTCCGGTTGACCCGAGACTTTTAAAGGTGTCACCTAAAGCTGTGTTGAATAGGTCTGAAAGGGAGTTACAATGGCATGTTGATGAGATTCCATTGAAAGGGAATCCTGTGAGATTGAGGGCTAGGATGCCTGTTGATAGTAGTGGGGAAGATGGTGGGGAGGAGGTTGAGGTTGTTGGGTTTGTCAAGTTTTGTTATGAGGGAGTGAAGTCGTTGTCTGGGATCTCTTTGTTGAATGTTTCCGAGGGTAAAACGGACTTTTATGAGGTTGGGCATAGGTTTGAAAGTGGAGTTTATACTTGTAATTGA
- the LOC111894962 gene encoding uncharacterized protein LOC111894962 translates to MDNHQADEEHELVIELSEKDSLLEKKKKLLEINHFDPNGKVKIKSICSIELVNSVLEEMLQRARIINADEVDLYFGGIDAFGFCSPRNELESLHTILSLVDKSKSTSEQIRPKVFQDLMNATLNKIHEFSNNIIEDTKILSKWNLHKEKCLLQWGESNGVKSKLDIAFVEGGGRGAIAREDLEVGDIALEIPLSAIISEDLLHETTMFPILEKVDGISFETMLLLWSMKEKYDTNSKFKIYFDTLPEAFNTGLSFGMEAIMALDGTLLLEEIIQAKEHLRSQYNDLIPSLCNNYPNIFPSNLYTWEKFLWACELWYSNSMKVMFKDGNLRTCLIPIGGFLNHSITPHIMNYGKVDPTSNSLKFPLSRPCNNGEQCYLSYGNLSSSHLITFYGFLPKGDIDNPYDVIPLDIDLDNIEDVNPMCNWSTHMVRGTWLSKKNGIFNYGLPIPLLEHLREARMLMLESNIEVQEKLELELEILEDLQSTFDAMMENLGETEPLRREKCDWDVKLALDFKELQKRIISSIVSSCYNGKKLVEQELHNCKCV, encoded by the exons ATGGACAATCATCAA GCTGATGAGGAACATGAATTAGTTATCGAGCTCTCTGAAAAAGATTCGCTCTTGGAAAAAAAGAAG AAATTATTAGAAATCAACCATTTTGACCCTAATGGAAAAGTCAAAATCAAGAGCATTTGTAGCATTGAGTTAGTGAATTCTGTTTTGGAAGAGATGCTTCAGAGAGCTCGAATCATAAATGCAGATGAG GTTGACCTTTACTTTGGAGGGATTGATGCTTTTGGATTTTGTAGTCCAAGGAATGAATTGGAATCTCTTCATACAATCTTATCACTTGTtgacaagtcaaagtcaactagtgAACAAATAAGACCAAAAGTCTTCCAAGATCTTATGAATGCAACTTTAAACAAGATTCATGAATTTAGCAACAACATTATAGAGGACACTAAGATTCTTTCCAAATGGAATTTACACAAGGAGAAATGTTTACTACAATGGGGTGAAAGCAATGGTGTTAAATCCAAACTTGATATTGCTT TTGTTGAAGGAGGTGGAAGGGGAGCTATAGCAAGAGAAGATCTTGAAGTTGGAGATATTGCTTTGGAAATTCCTTTGTCTGCTATAATTTCAGAGGACCTACTTCATGAAACCACTatg TTTCCAATATTAGAAAAAGTAGATGGTATTTCCTTTGAGACAATGTTGTTATTGTGGAGTATGAAGGAGAAATATGACACCAATTCAAAATTCAAGATTTATTTTGATACTCTACCAGAAGCATTTAATACAG GGTTAAGCTTTGGAATGGAGGCAATCATGGCTTTAGATGGAACATTGTTGCTAGAAGAAATAATTCAAGCAAAAGAG CACTTGAGATCTCAATACAACGACTTAATTCCATCATTATGCAACAATTATCCAAATATCTTTCCTTCAAATCTTTACACATGGGAAAAATTCTTATGGGCTTGTGAGTTATGGTATTCAAATAGCATGAAAGTGATGTTTAAAGATGGGAATCTAAGAACATGTTTGATTCCCATTGGAGGGTTTCTCAATCATTCG ATAACCCCACATATAATGAACTATGGAAAAGTGGACCCCACCTCAAACTCTTTAAAGTTTCCTCTTTCAAGACCATGTAACAATGGAGAACAATGCTATCTTAGTTATGGGAACTTGTCTAGTTCTCATTTAATTACTTTTTATGGTTTTTTACCAAAAGGAGACATTGACAACCCCTATGATGTCATTCCACTTG ATATTGATCTTGATAACATAGAAGATGTGAATCCGATGTGTAATTGGTCTACTCATATGGTGAGGGGGACATGGCTTTCGAAGAAGAATGGAATCTTCAATTATGGGCTTCCAATTCCGTTGTTGGAACATCTTCGTGAAGCTCGTATGTTGATGTTGGAATCAAATATCGAG GTACAAGAAAagttggaattggaattggaaatTCTTGAAGACCTTCAATCTACATTTGATGCCATGATGGAAAACTTGGGTGAGACCGAACCATTGAGAAG AGAAAAGTGTGATTGGGATGTGAAGCTTGCATTGGATTTCAAAGAATTACAAAAACGGATCATTTCATCGATTGTAAGTTCATGTTATAATGGTAAAAAGTTAGTAGAACAAGAGTTGCACAACTGCAAATGTGTATAA